In Labeo rohita strain BAU-BD-2019 chromosome 16, IGBB_LRoh.1.0, whole genome shotgun sequence, one DNA window encodes the following:
- the si:ch211-269k10.4 gene encoding uncharacterized protein si:ch211-269k10.4, giving the protein MAKANIEMDIQSHEDSAGGRHGDEGPLIKYYRASEVLPGPVPALNKLLMKGPATCAAIQASSGILSFGIGVVFAASFVIEWNLLTLLRVPIITGIMFVFAGILSNLLYRHPELLQTCFVANIVCLVVSVIGVILLIVDLQPGGNTIQNKMEVLVLCVTLMDMIIASVLIYWFYREKRDHKL; this is encoded by the exons ATGGCCAAGGCAAATATCGAGATGGACATTCAGAGCCATGAGGACTCGGCGGGAGGAAGACACGGTGATGAAGGGCCTCTAATCAAGTACTACCGTGCCAGCGAGGTCCTGCCGGGCCCCGTGCCGGCGCTGAACAAGCTCCTCATGAAGGGGCCCGCAACCTGCGCC GCCATTCAGGCGTCCAGCGGGATCCTGAGTTTTGGGATTGGAGTCGTATTTGCAGCGTCGTTCGTGATCGAATGGAATTTGCTGACTTTATTGCGAGTTCCCATCATTACTGGAATAATG TTTGTCTTCGCTGGGATCTTGTCTAATCTTCTGTACAGACACCCTGAGCTTCTACAG ACTTGTTTCGTCGCTAACATCGTGTGTCTGGTCGTGTCTGTGATTGGAGTGATTCTCCTGATCGTTGATCTTCAACCAGGTGGAAATACAATCCAGAACAAG ATGGAGGTTCTGGTGCTGTGTGTGACTCTGATGGACATGATCATCGCGTCGGTGCTCATATACTGGTTTTACAGAGAGAAGCGTGACCATAAACTGTGA